The Candidozyma auris chromosome 1, complete sequence genome includes a region encoding these proteins:
- the ARD gene encoding Ardp → MSNFSYENVVPNFRMDGKLAIITGGSGGMASVISRAFVAQGADVALVDINLERTKQAAKEVLAWAQETLKGEHESPVGKVSAWSCNIGDAENVRVTFAEINEHHGTVADVLVNTAGYCENFPAEDYPAANAEGIMRVNGLGAFYVAQAFARPLIDNQKRGSIIMIGSMSGTIVNDPQPQAMYNMAKAGVIHMVRSLACEWAKYNIRVNTVSPGYILTPLTRNVIAGHTEMKEAWESKIPMHRMADPKEFVGSILYLASETASSYTTGHNLVVDGGYECW, encoded by the coding sequence ATGAGCAACTTCTCATACGAAAACGTGGTGCCCAACTTCAGAATGGATGGCAAGTTGGCCATCATCACCGGCGGCTCCGGAGGCATGGCCTCGGTTATCTCCAGAGCGTTCGTTGCCCAAGGAGCAGACGTGGCCCTTGTGGACATCAACTTGGAGAGAACAAAACAGGCCGCCAAGGAGGTGTTGGCTTGGGCCCAGGAGACCCTCAAGGGCGAACACGAGTCCCCCGTGGGCAAGGTGTCTGCGTGGTCGTGCAACATTGGCGACGCTGAGAACGTCAGGGTTACCTTTGCTGAGATCAACGAGCACCACGGCACCGTGGCCGATGTTTTGGTCAACACCGCCGGCTACTGCGAGAATTTCCCTGCGGAGGACTACCCTGCTGCCAACGCCGAGGGCATCATGCGTGTCAACGGCTTGGGCGCCTTCTACGTAGCCCAGGCATTTGCCAGACCTTTGATTGACAACCAGAAGCGTGGCTCCATCATCATGATCGGCTCCATGTCGGGAACCATTGTTAACGACCCTCAGCCTCAGGCAATGTACAACATGGCCAAGGCAGGTGTCATCCACATGGTGAGATCCTTGGCTTGCGAGTGGGCCAAGTACAACATTCGTGTCAACACCGTGTCTCCAGGCTACATTCTCACACCTTTGACGAGAAACGTCATTGCTGGCCATACCGAGATGAAGGAGGCCTGGGAGTCCAAGATCCCAATGCACAGAATGGCCGACCCCAAGGAGTTTGTTGGCTCCATCTTGTACTTGGCCTCCGAGACCGCCTCTTCCTACACCACGGGTCACAACTTGGTTGTTGACGGCGGCTACGAGTGCTGGTAA